One window from the genome of Labeo rohita strain BAU-BD-2019 chromosome 10, IGBB_LRoh.1.0, whole genome shotgun sequence encodes:
- the LOC127171642 gene encoding transcriptional and immune response regulator-like, which produces MSLYASSDSRRVSPAVSGFKFDTAHRKKASPNIFENINQDVLVKLFEKAGDLKAVERARSIIALHQDPEGISKALMALQQDKKDKCIFITGLTRQTLKFR; this is translated from the coding sequence ATGTCTTTATACGCGTCTTCAGACTCTCGTCGCGTCAGTCCCGCCGTGAGCGGCTTTAAATTCGACACGGCGCACCGCAAGAAAGCGTCGCCGAATATCTTCGAAAACATCAACCAGGACGTCCTGGTGAAACTCTTCGAGAAAGCAGGAGACTTGAAGGCGGTGGAGAGAGCCAGGAGCATCATCGCACTGCACCAGGATCCTGAGGGCATCTCCAAAGCGCTCATGGCTCTTCAGCAGGACAAGAAggacaaatgtatttttattaccgGACTGAC